A single region of the Kocuria rosea genome encodes:
- a CDS encoding sensor histidine kinase: protein MARRAAQQDRRPGLGTLLPQGIARARPLHRWVRVALLLFITVSALDAVRLVLTGPGLGFGDRDYELLLVVLEAATVAVLALRSSWTWLPLAALLVLLHPQTNPGSYMVVIPLVLAFTAYGAALPGLAAAVGAFLVWQTSWAVNVSVVGPQFLWSYVPLTLVLLLPGLVLRALSAQQELDRVEIAAGQERTAHALEQQRLELARELHDIVAHDLTLIAMQARSGAYSRDPETMKEALDVVGDSSRAALKDLRRLLGIMRVEPGAGLAQDSSAAAAVDTGRGLEEAAAALREVGFRTDTRVRGDLARIPEGVRPTVQRVLQEGATNIMKHAPARTSCVLAVQVDEADVVVEVHNAAGPGSGPGLPASGYGLLGLRERVQPLGGELAAGPADGGWRVGARIPLGPAAV, encoded by the coding sequence ATGGCACGCCGCGCAGCGCAGCAGGACCGCCGGCCCGGCCTGGGCACGCTCCTGCCGCAGGGGATCGCCCGGGCCCGCCCCCTGCACCGGTGGGTGCGGGTGGCCCTGCTGCTGTTCATCACGGTGAGCGCCCTGGACGCCGTCCGGCTCGTGCTGACCGGCCCGGGCCTGGGGTTCGGGGACCGGGACTACGAGCTGCTGCTCGTGGTCCTCGAAGCCGCCACGGTCGCCGTCCTGGCGCTGCGCTCCAGCTGGACGTGGCTGCCGCTCGCCGCGCTGCTGGTCCTGCTCCACCCACAGACCAACCCGGGCAGCTACATGGTCGTGATCCCGCTGGTCCTGGCCTTCACCGCCTACGGGGCGGCCCTGCCCGGACTCGCCGCGGCCGTCGGGGCCTTCCTCGTGTGGCAGACCTCGTGGGCCGTCAACGTCTCGGTCGTGGGCCCGCAGTTCCTCTGGAGCTACGTGCCGCTGACCCTGGTCCTCCTCCTGCCCGGTCTCGTCCTGCGGGCCCTGAGCGCGCAGCAGGAGCTGGACCGCGTCGAGATCGCCGCGGGCCAGGAGCGCACGGCCCACGCCCTCGAGCAGCAGCGCCTCGAGCTGGCCCGGGAGCTGCACGACATCGTCGCCCACGACCTCACGCTCATCGCCATGCAGGCGCGCTCGGGGGCCTACTCCCGGGACCCGGAGACCATGAAGGAGGCCCTGGACGTGGTGGGCGACTCCTCCCGCGCGGCCCTCAAGGACCTGCGCCGGCTGCTGGGGATCATGCGCGTGGAGCCGGGCGCCGGGCTCGCACAGGACTCCAGCGCCGCCGCGGCCGTCGACACGGGCCGGGGCCTCGAGGAGGCCGCGGCCGCGCTGCGGGAGGTCGGGTTCCGCACGGACACCCGGGTGCGGGGCGACCTCGCGCGGATCCCGGAAGGGGTGCGGCCCACGGTCCAGCGGGTCCTCCAGGAGGGGGCGACGAACATCATGAAGCACGCGCCCGCCCGGACGAGCTGCGTGCTGGCCGTGCAGGTCGACGAGGCCGACGTCGTGGTCGAGGTGCACAACGCCGCGGGGCCGGGCTCCGGGCCCGGCCTCCCGGCCTCGGGGTACGGGCTGCTCGGGCTGCGCGAGCGCGTCCAGCCGCTCGGCGGGGAGCTAGCGGCGGGACCGGCGGACGGCGGCTGGCGCGTCGGCGCCCGCATCCCGCTGGGTCCGGCCGCCGTGTGA
- a CDS encoding PhzF family phenazine biosynthesis protein — translation MTSHAISWVDVFSPAPLGGNPLAVVHGADALDEDTMARFARWTNLSETTFLLEPTVPGADYRVRIFTPGGELPFAGHPTLGTASAWLALGGEPAGADVVQECGVGLVTVRRREGRLSFAAPPLTRYEPVAEPALLDRVARSLRLDPSALLDVSWLDNGPGWIGVRVADAGTVLGVRADWSAMAGLKLGVVGPHREGAECAVEVRAFVGDWVVEDPVTGSLNAGLARWLTDNGWAPERYVAAQGTVLGRTGRVLLERDADTVWVGGQVSPVVRGTVEL, via the coding sequence ATGACGAGCCACGCGATCAGCTGGGTGGACGTCTTCTCGCCGGCGCCGCTGGGCGGCAACCCGCTCGCCGTCGTGCACGGGGCCGACGCCCTCGACGAGGACACGATGGCGCGCTTCGCCCGCTGGACCAACCTCTCCGAGACCACGTTCCTGCTCGAGCCCACGGTCCCCGGCGCCGACTACCGGGTGCGGATCTTCACCCCCGGCGGGGAGCTGCCCTTCGCGGGTCACCCCACGCTCGGGACGGCGTCCGCCTGGCTCGCCCTCGGCGGGGAGCCCGCGGGAGCGGACGTCGTCCAGGAGTGCGGGGTCGGGCTGGTGACCGTCCGGCGCCGCGAGGGCAGGCTCTCGTTCGCCGCCCCGCCCCTGACGCGCTACGAGCCCGTGGCGGAGCCCGCGCTGCTGGACCGGGTGGCGCGGTCCCTGCGGCTGGACCCGTCCGCGCTGCTCGACGTGTCCTGGCTGGACAACGGCCCCGGCTGGATCGGGGTGCGCGTGGCCGACGCCGGGACCGTGCTGGGCGTGCGTGCGGACTGGTCCGCCATGGCCGGGCTCAAGCTCGGCGTGGTGGGCCCCCACCGCGAGGGCGCCGAGTGCGCGGTCGAGGTGCGGGCGTTCGTGGGGGACTGGGTCGTGGAGGACCCGGTCACTGGCAGCCTCAACGCGGGCCTGGCCCGGTGGCTGACGGACAACGGGTGGGCCCCGGAGCGCTACGTCGCCGCCCAGGGCACCGTGCTCGGGCGCACCGGGCGCGTGCTGCTGGAGCGGGACGCGGACACCGTCTGGGTCGGCGGCCAGGTCAGCCCGGTGGTCCGCGGGACCGTGGAGCTGTAG
- a CDS encoding ABC transporter ATP-binding protein encodes MPAPLPHPPLIHVEAVSAGFDAGRPVHRGLTLRIDAPGLTLLQGPNGSGKSTLVEVLSGHLPQTAGTVTLAGVDARSPEASRVRRICRTEPALYPTMTARDHVVFASGWCGADPQEGLRRAERHGLGPWLDEAAEHLSTGNRRKLWTIVCTSGDFDVVVLDEPFNGLDGASTTVLCEELTEWAARRAVLVVSHRPPAQLAPDAVLTFPGGADPRAAQDEGIVTSPVR; translated from the coding sequence ATGCCTGCACCGCTCCCTCACCCACCGCTGATCCACGTCGAGGCGGTGAGCGCCGGCTTCGACGCCGGGCGCCCCGTCCACCGGGGGCTCACGCTGCGGATCGACGCCCCCGGGCTGACGCTGCTGCAGGGGCCCAACGGCTCCGGCAAGTCGACGCTCGTCGAGGTCCTCAGCGGGCACCTGCCGCAGACCGCGGGCACGGTCACGCTCGCCGGCGTGGACGCACGCTCGCCGGAGGCCTCCCGGGTGCGCCGGATCTGCCGCACCGAACCGGCGCTCTACCCCACGATGACCGCACGGGACCACGTGGTGTTCGCGAGCGGCTGGTGCGGCGCCGACCCGCAGGAGGGGCTGCGCCGGGCGGAGCGCCACGGGCTCGGACCGTGGCTGGACGAGGCCGCCGAGCACCTGTCCACGGGCAACCGGCGCAAGCTGTGGACGATCGTGTGCACCAGCGGCGACTTCGACGTCGTCGTCCTGGACGAGCCGTTCAACGGACTGGACGGCGCGTCCACGACGGTGCTCTGCGAGGAGCTCACGGAGTGGGCGGCGCGGCGCGCGGTCCTGGTGGTGTCCCACCGCCCGCCGGCGCAGCTGGCGCCGGACGCGGTGCTGACCTTCCCCGGCGGCGCGGACCCGCGGGCGGCTCAGGACGAGGGGATCGTCACCAGCCCGGTGCGGTAG
- a CDS encoding MFS transporter, whose product MAVMHPTNPAVDRRALQRRVVRVLALGQILGGLGVGATLALGALLVTEVSGSSAWSGMAATMNTLGAALLAVPLARLAQARGRRISLSTGAFTAMAGASITIGAAVLSSFPVLLLGLALLGAGSALNLQSRFAATDLAADDTRARDLSLVVWSTTIGAVLGPNLFEPGELLGRALGLPALTGGFVIALVAQAFGALVYLTALRPDSLLLAVADGEAAGRGKPSPAGGLAVLRASSPARRAVLTVALSHAVMVALMSMTPVHLTLHGASLSVVGLTISLHVAGMYALAPVFGWLADRAGRRPTVLLGQALFVASLVLSWFGSTSPVLVTVSLVLLGLGWSASTVAGSTLVAEAVPPAERPKLQGVSDLFMNLAGATGGALAGPVLALIGFDGLSAALLVLVAVVVVSHGGRTQRDAGADAPAAVRRSRR is encoded by the coding sequence ATGGCGGTCATGCACCCGACGAACCCCGCCGTGGACCGGCGCGCCCTGCAGCGGAGGGTCGTCCGCGTCCTCGCCCTCGGCCAGATCCTCGGTGGGCTGGGCGTCGGCGCCACCCTGGCCCTCGGCGCCCTCCTCGTCACCGAGGTCTCCGGCTCCTCCGCCTGGTCCGGCATGGCCGCGACCATGAACACCCTCGGCGCGGCCCTGCTCGCCGTCCCCCTCGCGCGGCTCGCCCAGGCCCGCGGCCGGCGGATCTCGCTCAGCACCGGGGCGTTCACCGCCATGGCGGGCGCGTCGATCACGATCGGCGCCGCCGTCCTCTCGAGCTTCCCCGTCCTGCTGCTGGGCCTGGCCCTGCTCGGCGCCGGCTCGGCGCTCAACCTCCAGTCCCGGTTCGCGGCGACCGACCTGGCCGCGGACGACACCCGCGCCCGGGACCTCTCCCTGGTGGTCTGGTCCACGACGATCGGCGCGGTGCTCGGCCCCAACCTCTTCGAGCCGGGCGAGCTGCTCGGGCGGGCCCTGGGCCTGCCGGCGCTGACGGGCGGATTCGTCATCGCCCTCGTGGCGCAGGCCTTCGGGGCCCTGGTCTACCTCACGGCGCTGCGGCCGGACTCCCTGCTGCTGGCCGTGGCCGACGGCGAGGCCGCGGGCAGGGGCAAGCCCTCCCCCGCGGGCGGGCTGGCGGTGCTGCGGGCCTCGTCGCCGGCCCGCCGGGCCGTGCTCACCGTGGCGCTGAGCCACGCCGTCATGGTGGCGCTCATGTCCATGACGCCCGTGCACCTGACCCTCCACGGGGCATCGCTGAGCGTCGTGGGCCTGACCATCAGCCTGCACGTGGCCGGGATGTACGCCCTCGCCCCCGTGTTCGGCTGGCTCGCGGACCGGGCCGGGCGCCGCCCCACCGTCCTGCTCGGCCAGGCCCTGTTCGTGGCGTCCCTCGTGCTGTCCTGGTTCGGCTCGACGTCCCCCGTGCTGGTGACGGTCAGCCTGGTCCTGCTCGGGCTCGGCTGGTCCGCCTCCACGGTCGCGGGCTCCACGCTCGTGGCCGAGGCCGTCCCGCCGGCCGAGCGGCCGAAGCTGCAGGGCGTCTCGGACCTGTTCATGAACCTCGCCGGGGCGACCGGCGGGGCGCTCGCCGGACCGGTGCTGGCGCTGATCGGCTTCGACGGGCTCAGCGCGGCCCTGCTCGTCCTCGTGGCGGTCGTGGTGGTCTCACACGGCGGCCGGACCCAGCGGGATGCGGGCGCCGACGCGCCAGCCGCCGTCCGCCGGTCCCGCCGCTAG
- a CDS encoding DNA-3-methyladenine glycosylase I encodes MLGMSSLPDPATGLVLGEDGLARPVWAATDPLLREYYDTEWGVPVRDERGLYERICLEGFQSGLSWATILRKRPAFRAAFADFDPDAVAGFGPADVDRLLGDAGIVRHRGKIEAAVGNARATVALRAEGGLTELVWSFRPARTPRPRTAEEVPTRSPESEALSRALRAHGFRFVGPTTMHALMEAVGIVDTHLLGSHRRGSSGVWPEAPEGA; translated from the coding sequence ATGCTCGGCATGAGCTCCCTGCCCGATCCCGCGACCGGACTCGTCCTCGGCGAGGACGGGCTCGCCCGCCCCGTCTGGGCCGCCACGGACCCGCTCCTGCGCGAGTACTACGACACCGAGTGGGGCGTCCCCGTGCGGGACGAGCGGGGGCTCTACGAGCGGATCTGCCTCGAGGGCTTCCAGTCCGGGCTGTCCTGGGCCACGATCCTGCGCAAGCGGCCCGCCTTCCGGGCGGCCTTCGCGGACTTCGACCCGGACGCGGTCGCCGGCTTCGGCCCGGCCGACGTCGACCGCCTGCTGGGCGACGCCGGGATCGTGCGCCACCGGGGCAAGATCGAGGCCGCCGTCGGCAACGCCCGCGCCACCGTGGCCCTGCGCGCCGAGGGCGGGCTGACCGAGCTCGTGTGGTCGTTCCGCCCGGCGCGGACCCCGCGTCCGCGCACGGCGGAGGAGGTCCCGACCCGCTCGCCGGAGTCCGAGGCCCTGTCCCGGGCCCTGCGGGCGCACGGCTTCCGCTTCGTGGGGCCGACCACGATGCACGCGCTCATGGAGGCGGTCGGGATCGTCGACACCCATCTGCTCGGCAGCCACCGCCGGGGTAGCTCCGGGGTGTGGCCGGAGGCACCGGAGGGTGCGTAG
- a CDS encoding response regulator: MNEHAPAASPVKVLIVDDQQLMLRALRVFIDAEEDLVVVGEARNGRAAVEQCRALRPDVVVMDLQMPVLDGIEATRAITHEHPEVKVLAVTTFHSEDWVTPALRAGASGYVVKDSEPHEIVGAVRSVLAGEAAISRRVAATLVRSVVADPEPAAPRPEDVAAVEGLSAREREVVALLCEGLSNREIAAALFVSEPTVKSHLSHILTKMEVRDRVQVVIKAYRTGLVTIPSS, translated from the coding sequence ATGAACGAGCACGCGCCGGCGGCGAGCCCCGTCAAGGTCCTGATCGTCGACGACCAGCAGCTCATGCTCCGCGCCCTGCGCGTGTTCATCGACGCCGAGGAGGACCTCGTGGTCGTGGGCGAGGCCCGCAACGGCCGGGCGGCGGTGGAGCAGTGCCGCGCCCTGCGTCCGGACGTGGTGGTCATGGACCTGCAGATGCCGGTCCTGGACGGCATCGAGGCCACCCGTGCGATCACGCACGAGCACCCGGAGGTGAAGGTGCTGGCCGTGACCACGTTCCACTCGGAGGACTGGGTGACCCCCGCGCTCCGGGCCGGGGCGAGCGGCTACGTGGTCAAGGACTCCGAGCCCCACGAGATCGTGGGCGCCGTGCGCAGCGTGCTGGCCGGGGAGGCCGCGATTTCCCGGCGGGTGGCCGCCACCCTCGTCCGCAGCGTCGTCGCGGACCCGGAGCCGGCGGCGCCGCGCCCCGAGGACGTCGCCGCGGTGGAGGGGCTCTCGGCGCGGGAGCGCGAGGTCGTGGCCCTGCTCTGCGAGGGCCTCAGCAACCGCGAGATCGCCGCCGCGCTCTTCGTGTCCGAGCCGACCGTCAAGTCCCACCTCAGCCACATCCTCACGAAGATGGAGGTGCGGGACCGGGTGCAGGTGGTGATCAAGGCCTACCGCACCGGGCTGGTGACGATCCCCTCGTCCTGA